A region of Daphnia carinata strain CSIRO-1 chromosome 10, CSIRO_AGI_Dcar_HiC_V3, whole genome shotgun sequence DNA encodes the following proteins:
- the LOC130695881 gene encoding mucin-1-like: MAYNFQHNKSPQPFGGRGKQSDAAASSSRNIGVPAAPASPFRPASSSPLPMAPRMSAPMDTHAASPGPLMLRRQLLSPPCGSSASPQSSPCPSPVAGARLRPHSIALTSADGGSPQQQLQHFLGFGSGSQSAFQPVPAVVRRQAPSAAGNGRNGSVSPRPASWVGSHSSYGPPLSPSSVLSAGSFEWGYVPEAGQPSTADLIASQSQDYIDERLQEFQATIVQLQS, from the exons atggcGTATAATTTCCAACACAACAAGTCGCCACAGCCTTTTGGCGGCCGCGGAAAGCAGAGCGACGCTGCTGCATCATCATCACGCAATATTGGCGTTCCAGCTGCTCCTGCCAGTCCGTTCCGGCCGGCCTCTTCGAGTCCGCTACCGATGGCTCCGCGAATGTCCGCACCGATGGACACTCACGCAGCCAGTCCGGGACCGTTGATGCTCAGGCGACAGCTACTTTCGCCACCGTGCGGCTCATCGGCTTCCCCGCAATCTTCGCCTTGCCCGTCGCCCGTTGCCGGCGCTCGCCTCCGGCCTCATTCCATAGCCCTGACATCAGCGGATGGTGGCTCTCCTCAACAACAGTTGCAACACTTTTTAG gTTTCGGTAGCGGATCGCAAAGCGCTTTCCAACCGGTTCCGGCCGTCGTTCGTCGACAAGCCCCGTCAGCCGCTGGCAACGGCCGCAATGGATCTGTTTCACCACGACCGGCTTCTTgg gttggAAGTCATTCATCTTACGGACCTCCTCTGTCGCCCAGCTCCGTCCTTTCGGCCGGCTCGTTCGAGTGGGGCTACGTGCCCGAGGCCGGCCAGCCATCCACGGCTGACCTGATCGCCTCCCAGTCACAGGACTACATCGACGAGCGTCTACAAGAGTTCCAGGCTACTATTGTCCAGCTGCAGA GTTGA